Proteins found in one Quercus robur chromosome 2, dhQueRobu3.1, whole genome shotgun sequence genomic segment:
- the LOC126712786 gene encoding aspartyl protease family protein At5g10770-like yields the protein MATPTTSFLRFLFFSVLVFLCTLDNLGFALQPRELEEEHLTHMHTLNVSSLIPSTTCSPSTKGSNKRASLTVADKHGPCSQLNQDKVKAPTMTEILEQDQSRVNSIQARLSKKLGLNGLRASKATTIPAKSGSTIGSGNYVVTIGLGTPKRDLTLVFDTGSDLSWTQCQPCLKSCYQQKEPTFDPSKSSTYSNISCSSSVCSQLSSATGNSPGCSSSTCVYGIQYGDQSFSVGFFGKEKLTLTSTDVFNNFLFGCGQNNQGLFSGAAGLLGLGRDPLSLIQQTATKYNRVFSYCLPSTSSATGSLTFGKTTSSSSAIKFTPLSKLTEDTSFYGLDTLGITVGGKKLSIATSVFSNAGTVIDSGTVITRLPPDAYSALRAAFKAKMKSYPLTSGFSLLDTCYDLSKYKTVSIPKISFSFSGNVKVDLDVSGIILAQKISQVCLAFAGNSDSDSVGIFGNVQQRRLEVVYDVAGGRVGFGPAGCT from the exons GTTTCTCTTCTTTAGcgttcttgtttttctttgcaCTCTGGACAACCTGGGATTTGCCCTTCAACCAAGAGAGTTGGAAGAAGAACATCTTACTCATATGCATACCCTTAATGTCAGCTCTCTAATACCGTCAACTACTTGCAGCCCTTCTACCAAAG GCTCTAATAAGAGGGCATCCTTAACAGTGGCAGACAAACATGGCCCATGCTCTCAACTCAATCAAGACAAAGTTAAAGCACCCACTATGACTGAAATCCTCGAACAAGACCAATCCAGGGTCAATTCGATTCAGGCTAGGCTCTCAAAAAAGCTGGGTCTTAATGGTTTACGTGCATCAAAGGCCACTACTATCCCAGCCAAGTCTGGTAGCACCATTGGCTCGGGCAACTATGTTGTGACCATTGGCCTTGGCACTCCAAAAAGGGACTTAACACTCGTATTTGATACTGGCAGCGACCTCTCTTGGACTCAATGCCAACCTTGCTTAAAATCTTGCTACCAACAAAAGGAACCAACCTTTGATCCATCTAAATCATCGACTTATTCAAATATTTCGTGTAGTTCATCAGTGTGTTCTCAACTCTCCTCTGCCACAG GGAACTCCCCGGGCTGCAGTTCCTCGACCTGTGTGTACGGCATACAATATGGCGATCAATCATTCTCTGTGGGATTTTTCGGCAAAGAGAAGCTAACCTTGACATCAACAGATGTGTTCAACAATTTCTTATTCGGCTGTGGCCAAAACAACCAAGGTCTCTTCAGTGGTGCAGCTGGATTACTTGGTCTCGGCCGTGACCCACTTTCCTTAATCCAACAAACCGCAACAAAATACAACCGTGTCTTCTCTTATTGCCTTCCATCAACTTCTAGCGCTACTGGTAGCCTCACGTTTGGAAAAACTACTAGCTCTTCGAGTGCCATCAAATTCACTCCCTTGTCGAAACTCACTGAAGATACCTCATTTTACGGCCTCGACACACTCGGGATCACTGTAGGTGGAAAGAAGTTATCGATTGCAACCTCAGTTTTTTCGAATGCAGGCACCGTTATCGATTCAGGGACTGTCATAACACGTTTGCCGCCCGATGCTTATAGCGCCTTGAGGGCGGCGTTTAAGGCTAAAATGAAGAGTTACCCTTTGACAAGTGGGTTTTCGTTGCTTGATACATGTTATGATCTTAGCAAATACAAGACAGTTTCGATTCCAAAGATAAGCTTTTCGTTTAGTGGTAATGTGAAGGTGGATTTGGATGTGTCGGGGATAATTCTCGCTCAAAAAATCTCGCAGGTTTGTTTGGCTTTTGCTGGTAACAGTGATAGTGATTCTGTTGGGATTTTTGGGAATGTGCAGCAGAGAAGGTTGGAGGTGGTGTATGATGTTGCAGGAGGGAGAGTTGGGTTTGGTCCTGCTGGTTGTACCTGA